CCCGACTCCGCCATCGGTGCGGATTTCGTATTTGACGGGTTCGGTTGCACCGGGCCGAACCTTTCGCCCGCGCTGGAATGGTCCGGCGCCCCCGAGGGCACGGGCAGCTATATCCTGACCGTCTACGACCCCGACGCGCCCACCGGTTCGGGCTTCTGGCACTGGTCGCTGTTCAACCTGTCCGCCGACACCACGTCCCTGCCGCAAGGCGCAGGCAAGACGGCAGACCTGCCCGATGGCGCGGTGCAGGCCCGGAACGACTATTCGCAGAACGCCTATGGCGGCCCCTGCCCGCCCGAGGGCGACGCCCCCCATCGCTACATCTTCACGATCTACGCCATGCCGCAGGACAAGCTGCCGATCGGTGAAACCGCATCGGGGGCCTTTGTCGGCTTCTTCGCGCACACAAGCGCGCTGGACAGCGCCAGCTTCACCGCGCTCTACGGGCGCTGACGGGGATCGGACCCGGCCCTGTAACCGGTTCGGCCGACGCAAAGATATCCGCGTCGCAAGTTCAAGATACGCCCGGTCCATCGGCAATGGCGGCCCACGGGGTCGCCATTGCTGTTTCACATTATGTCCCAAGGAACGAAGGTTCACGCTTCCGTGGCCGCGGAAACCGCTATTCGGGTGCGTTCGGGAAGAAGAGCTGCTGCCCTGACACCTTGTAGGCCGCAATACTGGTCTGCCCGTCGTCCGACAGCAGCCAGTCGATAAAGGCCTGCCCCTCTTCGGCATTCACGCTTGGGCATTTCGCGGGGTTCACGAGGATCACGCCATACTGGTTGAAAAGTTCCTCGTCCCCCTCAACCAGTACCGCATAGTCCTGCTTGTTGCCGAAACTGATCCACGTCGCCCGGTCGGTCATCACATAGGCGCCCATCCCGATC
The genomic region above belongs to Rhodovulum sp. P5 and contains:
- a CDS encoding YbhB/YbcL family Raf kinase inhibitor-like protein, which translates into the protein MTRFALRPLMAAALALAATPVAAEMTLTSPDIAPDSAIGADFVFDGFGCTGPNLSPALEWSGAPEGTGSYILTVYDPDAPTGSGFWHWSLFNLSADTTSLPQGAGKTADLPDGAVQARNDYSQNAYGGPCPPEGDAPHRYIFTIYAMPQDKLPIGETASGAFVGFFAHTSALDSASFTALYGR